In Ascaphus truei isolate aAscTru1 chromosome 7, aAscTru1.hap1, whole genome shotgun sequence, one genomic interval encodes:
- the MRPS12 gene encoding small ribosomal subunit protein uS12m: MSYAGILSFAAVSWRWGYSSLSRALAQRACQASFPQDSRGMATINQMHRAGKPKPTPPKLSPLCGSPQLKGVVLKTMIRKPKKPNSANRKCARVRLSNGKEVICFIPGEGHNLQEHNIVLVEGGRTQDLPGVKLKVVRGKYDCAHVQKKK, encoded by the exons ATGTCCTACGCTGGGATTCTTAGTTTTGCAGCGGTGTCCTGGAGATGGG GCTACTCCTCCCTCTCCCGGGCTCTTGCCCAGCGGGCATGTCAGGCCTCATTTCCCCAGGACTCCCGTGGCATGGCCACAATTAACCAAATGCACCGTGCGGGCAAACCCAAACCTACACCCCCCAAGCTGAGCCCCCTATGTGGGTCCCCGCAGTTGAAGGGTGTTGTGCTGAAGACCATGATCCGTAAGCCCAAGAAGCCCAACTCCGCCAACCGCAAGTGCGCACGTGTGAGACTGAGCAATGGCAAGGAGGTGATTTGCTTCATACCTGGAGAGGGGCACAATCTGCAGGAACACAACATAGTTCTGGTGGAGGGTGGGCGCACGCAGGACCTTCCCGGGGTCAAACTCAAGGTGGTCAGGGGCAAGTATGACTGCGCCCATGTCCAGAAGAAGAAATAA